One region of Bacteroidota bacterium genomic DNA includes:
- a CDS encoding collagen-like protein yields MSGTNSSYNTRFLNTTDATGLIIQGNSTQTANLQEWKNSSGTVLASISPSGNITKINNVTTSFPTDQGAVNSFLRNDGSGNLTWKTLVAGPTGATGAMGIAGIPGAAGVTGATGAAGTNGAKGATGATGPTGVAGSNGADGATGATGATGANGDQYATTSSTSMSVATGTKNFTVATGLAYTMGQIVTMSYSSTTSMTGSVTTYNSVNGTMSVSVTSKLGSGTYSSWSVNLNGIQGPTGADGANGTNGSVGATGTTGATGATGTAGAGYLASSSSSVSIGTGSKTFTTQSGLAFQNERVRISNTAAPTTKYMEGVVTSYSGTSITVSVDRVVGSGTLASWNIGIAGDVGAAGPAGADGVAGATGATGTNGDQYATTSTTSMSVATGNKTFTVGTGLAYTIGQIVSMTNSTSTFMTGPVSAYNAVTGSMTVGVTSKTGSGTYSSWSVNLTGIQGYTGPTGADGTFPSGSSAGNTPYWNGSSWVVNSSNIYNNGGNVGVGTTSPGSALDVKGALRLSGSSSGYVGFAPAAAAGSTTYTLPSTDGTANASLRTNGSGLLSWSLNGTTKFARKTADESVTSSTSLQDDNHLQFAIGANETWDVSFVLRFTASSGGDIKFALVLPSGATM; encoded by the coding sequence ATGAGCGGAACAAATTCCAGTTATAATACACGGTTTCTAAACACAACAGATGCCACCGGTCTGATTATTCAAGGAAATTCTACTCAAACCGCAAATTTGCAGGAATGGAAAAATTCATCCGGCACCGTACTCGCCTCCATCAGCCCCTCTGGAAACATCACGAAGATAAACAACGTAACTACTAGCTTCCCCACCGATCAAGGTGCAGTCAATTCATTTTTAAGAAATGATGGAAGTGGTAATTTAACTTGGAAAACTTTAGTGGCTGGTCCTACGGGTGCCACGGGAGCAATGGGTATTGCAGGAATCCCAGGCGCAGCAGGTGTCACCGGAGCTACAGGAGCTGCCGGAACCAATGGCGCCAAAGGTGCCACAGGAGCAACGGGACCTACCGGAGTTGCTGGAAGCAATGGAGCCGATGGTGCAACAGGAGCTACCGGTGCAACGGGTGCTAACGGCGATCAGTATGCCACTACCTCCAGCACCAGTATGTCAGTAGCGACTGGTACAAAGAACTTTACAGTAGCGACAGGGCTGGCATATACTATGGGACAAATCGTAACGATGTCCTATAGCTCAACGACCTCTATGACCGGATCGGTTACCACTTACAATTCAGTGAATGGAACGATGAGTGTAAGTGTTACTTCAAAATTGGGAAGCGGGACCTATTCATCTTGGTCAGTGAATCTGAATGGGATTCAAGGACCTACCGGAGCTGACGGAGCTAATGGTACTAATGGTTCTGTAGGAGCAACCGGTACTACCGGAGCTACAGGAGCCACGGGCACAGCCGGTGCGGGCTATCTTGCATCTTCCTCTTCCAGTGTTTCAATAGGAACCGGCAGCAAAACTTTCACTACGCAATCAGGGCTCGCATTTCAAAATGAACGAGTCAGGATTTCCAATACCGCAGCACCCACTACTAAATATATGGAAGGAGTAGTCACTTCCTATTCGGGAACGTCTATAACCGTATCGGTAGATAGGGTGGTAGGAAGCGGAACTTTAGCTTCTTGGAATATTGGAATTGCGGGAGATGTCGGCGCCGCCGGGCCAGCAGGCGCAGATGGTGTAGCCGGGGCAACCGGTGCTACGGGTACCAATGGGGATCAATACGCTACGACCTCGACCACCAGCATGTCTGTCGCCACTGGTAATAAAACATTTACGGTGGGAACCGGTCTGGCATACACCATCGGACAAATTGTGAGCATGACCAATAGCACCTCTACTTTTATGACCGGACCTGTCTCTGCCTATAACGCTGTAACTGGATCAATGACCGTAGGCGTTACCTCAAAAACAGGAAGCGGCACCTATTCTTCATGGTCTGTCAATTTAACCGGAATACAAGGCTATACAGGACCAACCGGTGCTGATGGGACTTTCCCTTCCGGTTCTTCTGCCGGAAATACTCCTTACTGGAACGGTAGTTCATGGGTAGTAAACAGCAGCAATATCTATAATAATGGTGGCAATGTGGGTGTAGGAACTACGAGCCCCGGCAGCGCCTTAGACGTGAAAGGCGCTCTGCGATTAAGTGGCTCCTCATCAGGCTATGTAGGCTTTGCTCCTGCGGCAGCGGCAGGCTCTACTACTTATACGTTGCCTTCTACCGATGGCACAGCCAATGCCTCATTAAGAACCAATGGCTCCGGTCTATTGTCTTGGTCTTTGAATGGCACCACCAAGTTTGCCCGAAAGACTGCTGATGAATCCGTAACGAGTTCCACCAGTTTGCAAGATGATAACCACCTTCAATTTGCGATTGGTGCCAACGAAACATGGGACGTGAGTTTTGTGTTGAGATTTACGGCCAGTTCCGGTGGTGACATCAAGTTTGCTTTAGTATTACCATCTGGAGCAACGATG